From Diaminobutyricibacter sp. McL0608, one genomic window encodes:
- the nadE gene encoding ammonia-dependent NAD(+) synthetase: MRDLQALIIEELNVSPAIDPADQVEKRVGFLVDYLKSTGASGFVLGISGGQDSSLAGRLSQLAVERLAEEDVEAEFIAVRLPYSVQRDEEDAQLALGFIQPHRAVTFNIQRGVDGFEEEYADAMGEDLSDFTKGNAKARARMIAQYAIAGERRLLVVGTDHAAEAVTGFFTKYGDGGTDVLPLTGLTKRQGRALLEHLGAPSRLYLKAPTADLLDHKPGQTDEDNLGLTYADIDDFLEGKDVADEVAVALENRYLATEHKRRVPVSMFDDWWHERGGYSK, encoded by the coding sequence ATGCGCGACCTCCAGGCCCTCATCATCGAAGAACTCAACGTCAGTCCCGCCATCGATCCGGCCGATCAGGTCGAGAAACGCGTCGGTTTCCTGGTCGACTACCTGAAGTCGACCGGTGCCTCCGGCTTCGTGCTCGGGATCAGCGGCGGCCAGGATTCGTCGCTCGCCGGGCGCCTCAGCCAGCTCGCCGTCGAGCGCCTCGCCGAGGAGGACGTCGAGGCCGAATTCATCGCCGTGCGCCTGCCGTATTCCGTGCAGCGCGACGAAGAGGATGCGCAGCTCGCCCTCGGCTTCATCCAGCCGCACCGGGCCGTCACCTTCAACATCCAGCGCGGTGTCGACGGATTCGAGGAGGAGTACGCGGATGCGATGGGGGAAGATCTCTCGGACTTCACCAAGGGCAACGCCAAGGCGCGGGCCCGGATGATCGCCCAGTACGCGATCGCGGGGGAGCGTCGGCTTCTCGTCGTCGGCACCGATCATGCCGCTGAGGCGGTGACCGGCTTCTTCACCAAGTACGGCGACGGCGGGACCGATGTCCTGCCGCTGACCGGCCTCACCAAGCGGCAGGGTCGCGCTCTCCTCGAACACCTGGGAGCGCCGTCGAGGCTCTACCTCAAGGCTCCGACCGCCGACCTGCTCGACCACAAGCCCGGGCAGACCGACGAAGACAACCTCGGCCTGACGTATGCGGACATCGACGACTTCCTCGAAGGCAAGGACGTCGCCGACGAGGTGGCCGTCGCCCTCGAGAACCGTTACCTCGCCACTGAGCACAAGCGCCGCGTGCCGGTGAGCATGTTCGACGATTGGTGGCACGAACGAGGTGGCTACTCGAAGTAG
- a CDS encoding aldo/keto reductase: MTFAPAENRYDSMTYNRTGRSGLVLPALSLGLWHNFGHERPIDTQRAIVRRAFDLGITHFDLANNYGPPAGSAETNFGRILSEDLRPFRDELIISSKAGYYMWPGPYGEWGSRKNLLSSLDQSLGRLGLDYVDIFYSHRPDPNTPIEETMGALATAVNQGKALYVGISNYDPEETRAAAAALAEHKVPLLIHQPRYSMFDRTIEDGLFPVLDELGIGSIVFSPLAQGMLTDRYLDGRVPSDSRAATSHFLSEEQLSPTYLERARALNDIAASRGQTLAQLALTWVLRQPQITSALIGASSVAQLEQNVAALDAPALTPDEIDAIEPFAVDGTEQLE, translated from the coding sequence ATGACATTCGCTCCCGCGGAGAACCGCTACGACTCGATGACCTACAACCGCACCGGACGGAGCGGCCTCGTGCTGCCCGCGCTGTCGCTCGGCCTCTGGCACAACTTCGGCCATGAACGCCCGATCGACACCCAGCGCGCCATCGTGCGTCGGGCATTCGACCTCGGCATCACCCACTTCGACCTGGCGAACAACTACGGCCCTCCCGCCGGAAGCGCCGAGACGAACTTCGGGCGCATCCTCTCCGAAGATCTCCGTCCCTTCCGCGACGAGCTCATCATTTCGTCCAAGGCCGGCTACTACATGTGGCCGGGCCCCTACGGCGAGTGGGGTTCGCGCAAGAACCTGCTGTCGAGCCTCGACCAGAGCCTCGGCCGGCTCGGTCTTGACTACGTGGACATCTTCTACTCCCACCGGCCCGACCCGAACACCCCGATCGAAGAGACGATGGGCGCGCTCGCGACCGCCGTCAACCAGGGCAAGGCCCTCTACGTCGGCATCTCCAACTACGACCCTGAGGAGACCCGCGCCGCAGCGGCCGCCCTGGCCGAGCACAAGGTGCCCCTGCTCATCCACCAGCCCCGCTATTCGATGTTCGACCGCACCATCGAAGATGGCCTCTTCCCCGTTCTCGACGAGCTCGGCATCGGGAGCATCGTCTTCTCGCCGCTCGCGCAGGGGATGCTGACCGACCGCTACCTCGACGGACGCGTTCCCAGCGACTCCCGCGCTGCGACCAGCCACTTCCTGTCGGAGGAACAGCTGAGCCCGACCTATCTGGAGCGGGCGCGGGCTCTCAACGACATCGCGGCCTCCCGTGGCCAGACGCTCGCGCAGCTCGCCCTCACCTGGGTGCTTCGTCAGCCGCAGATCACGAGTGCGCTGATCGGCGCATCCAGTGTGGCGCAGCTCGAGCAGAACGTCGCCGCCCTCGACGCGCCCGCGCTCACCCCCGACGAGATCGACGCGATCGAACCGTTCGCCGTCGACGGCACCGAGCAGCTCGAGTAG
- the msrA gene encoding peptide-methionine (S)-S-oxide reductase MsrA — translation MQTVVLAGGCFWCLDAVYRVLRGVSDVVSGYTGGTTVHPSYEQVCTGTTGHAEAIAVTFDPEVIPASVILDVFFTLHDPRQLNRQGADVGTQYRSAMFYDGDEQKALFEAALERAATYWDGTIVTTLEPLGTFYRAEEYHQDFFAKNPGQGYCMAVALPKVNKVRKSYAEYVIAA, via the coding sequence ATGCAGACCGTCGTGCTCGCGGGTGGTTGTTTCTGGTGTCTTGACGCGGTCTACCGCGTCCTTCGCGGCGTCAGTGACGTCGTGTCCGGGTACACGGGTGGCACGACGGTGCACCCGTCGTATGAGCAGGTGTGCACGGGGACGACGGGGCACGCCGAGGCCATTGCGGTGACGTTCGATCCCGAGGTGATCCCGGCGAGTGTGATCCTCGACGTGTTCTTCACGCTTCACGATCCTCGGCAGCTGAACCGGCAGGGTGCGGATGTGGGAACCCAGTACCGGTCGGCCATGTTCTACGACGGCGACGAGCAGAAGGCTCTGTTCGAGGCGGCGCTCGAGAGGGCGGCGACGTATTGGGATGGAACGATCGTCACGACTCTCGAACCCCTCGGCACGTTCTACCGGGCAGAGGAGTATCACCAGGACTTCTTCGCCAAGAACCCTGGGCAGGGCTACTGCATGGCCGTTGCCCTGCCGAAAGTGAACAAGGTCCGCAAGTCGTACGCGGAGTATGTGATCGCGGCCTAG
- a CDS encoding single-stranded DNA-binding protein — protein MNDSLSTRGVVATVPNHIVTSEGLPITSFRLASSQRKFNRSTQTWENGDTNWFTVTAFRQLATNIAACVSKGDRIVVSGRLSVRDWESGDRSGTVVEVDADAVGHDLTWGTATFSRTVKRSGPAEGQPPAEAAEDGGQSAWGEADKPAPAGGLLSASPEAGEESATGELSTRERAIDDADTDSDSDPDSESEADAGTVPTGGAL, from the coding sequence ATGAACGATTCCCTGTCCACCCGTGGCGTGGTGGCCACCGTTCCCAACCACATCGTCACCAGCGAGGGCCTTCCGATCACGAGCTTCCGGCTGGCCTCATCGCAGCGCAAGTTCAACCGCTCGACCCAGACGTGGGAGAACGGCGATACGAACTGGTTCACCGTGACAGCGTTCCGTCAACTCGCCACCAACATCGCCGCGTGCGTCTCCAAGGGCGACCGTATCGTCGTCTCCGGCCGGCTCTCGGTCAGGGACTGGGAGAGCGGCGACCGAAGTGGAACGGTCGTCGAGGTCGATGCGGATGCGGTGGGCCACGACCTCACGTGGGGCACCGCGACCTTCTCTCGCACTGTCAAGCGTTCGGGCCCCGCCGAAGGTCAGCCTCCGGCGGAGGCGGCGGAAGACGGTGGTCAGTCCGCATGGGGCGAGGCCGACAAGCCTGCACCGGCGGGTGGCCTGCTCAGTGCCTCGCCGGAGGCGGGCGAGGAATCGGCGACGGGCGAGCTATCGACCCGCGAGCGTGCGATCGACGACGCGGACACCGACTCCGACTCCGACCCTGACTCCGAGTCGGAAGCCGATGCCGGGACAGTCCCCACAGGTGGTGCCCTTTAG
- a CDS encoding DUF6993 domain-containing protein translates to MAGFALAASALAACVSPAPAPTITTPPATSQTPTPTPSATPKPTGVALDPTGTAADNKAYFDKVNRATLAKNPAAGGRDFIDALVVAGFHKADMQLTVDTTTIGLKANSIQFSVRLNGGCLIGQNGEGSGGYQSTVTAVLATGDCLVGDTRPIDW, encoded by the coding sequence GTGGCAGGTTTCGCTCTCGCAGCCTCCGCGCTCGCCGCGTGCGTCTCTCCCGCGCCTGCGCCGACGATCACGACGCCTCCTGCTACCTCGCAGACCCCCACGCCGACGCCGTCGGCAACTCCGAAGCCGACCGGGGTTGCGCTGGACCCGACAGGCACGGCCGCAGACAACAAGGCCTACTTCGACAAGGTGAATCGCGCCACTCTGGCGAAGAACCCCGCTGCTGGTGGGCGTGACTTCATCGACGCCCTCGTCGTCGCCGGTTTCCACAAAGCCGACATGCAGCTGACGGTCGACACCACGACGATCGGTCTGAAGGCGAACTCGATCCAGTTCTCCGTCCGCTTGAACGGCGGCTGCCTGATCGGCCAGAACGGGGAGGGCAGCGGTGGCTACCAGAGCACCGTGACCGCCGTCCTCGCCACCGGCGACTGTCTCGTCGGCGACACCCGCCCCATCGACTGGTAG
- the ettA gene encoding energy-dependent translational throttle protein EttA, translated as MAEYIYSMVRARKAVGDKLILDDVTMAFLPGAKIGVVGPNGAGKSTILKIMAGLDTPSNGEAKLTPGYTVGILMQEPVLDETKTVLENVQEGVGEIKARVDRFNEISTALADPDADFDTLLAEMGTLQEQIDAADAWDLDSQLEQAMDALRCPPGDWPVNTLSGGEKRRVALCKLLLQKPDLLLLDEPTNHLDAESVLWLEQHLAKYHGAVLAVTHDRYFLDHVAEWIAEVDRGHLYPYEGNYSTYLEKKRDRLAVQGKKDAKLAKRLSDELDWVRSNAKGRQAKSKARLARYEEMASEAERTRKLDFEEIQIPPGPRLGQIVLDAKDLAKGFGDRQLIDGLTFTLPRNGIVGVIGPNGVGKTTLFKTIVGLEPLDGGDLKVGETVQISYVDQSRGGIDPNKTLWEVVSDGLDYIQVGKTEVPSRAYVSTFGFKGPDQQKRAGVLSGGERNRLNLALTLKQGGNLLLLDEPTNDLDVETLSSLENALLEFPGCAVVITHDRWFLDRIATHILAYEGTEEDPANWYWFEGNFEAYEENKVERLGPDAAKPHRSAYRKLTRD; from the coding sequence ATGGCCGAATACATTTACTCGATGGTGCGCGCCCGCAAAGCGGTGGGCGACAAGCTGATTCTCGACGACGTCACCATGGCGTTCCTGCCCGGAGCGAAAATCGGTGTCGTCGGACCGAACGGCGCCGGAAAGTCGACCATCCTCAAGATCATGGCGGGGCTCGACACGCCGAGCAACGGCGAGGCCAAGCTGACGCCGGGCTACACCGTCGGAATCCTCATGCAGGAGCCCGTCCTCGACGAGACCAAGACCGTACTCGAGAACGTCCAGGAGGGTGTCGGCGAGATCAAGGCCAGGGTCGACCGCTTCAACGAGATCTCGACCGCGCTCGCCGACCCGGATGCCGACTTCGACACCCTCCTCGCCGAGATGGGAACGCTGCAGGAGCAGATCGACGCCGCAGACGCGTGGGACCTCGACTCCCAGCTCGAGCAGGCGATGGATGCGCTTCGCTGCCCGCCCGGAGACTGGCCGGTCAACACCCTCTCCGGTGGTGAGAAGCGTCGTGTCGCGCTCTGCAAGCTGCTCCTCCAGAAGCCGGACCTGCTGCTGCTCGACGAGCCCACCAACCACCTCGACGCTGAAAGCGTTCTCTGGCTCGAGCAGCACCTGGCCAAGTACCACGGTGCCGTGCTCGCCGTCACCCACGACCGGTACTTCCTCGACCACGTCGCGGAATGGATCGCCGAAGTCGACCGCGGCCACCTCTACCCCTACGAAGGCAACTACTCGACCTACCTCGAGAAGAAGCGTGACCGTCTCGCCGTTCAGGGTAAGAAGGATGCAAAGCTCGCGAAGCGACTCTCCGATGAGCTCGACTGGGTGCGCAGCAACGCCAAAGGCCGCCAGGCGAAGTCGAAGGCTCGACTCGCCCGCTACGAGGAGATGGCATCCGAGGCCGAGCGCACCAGAAAGCTCGACTTCGAAGAGATCCAGATCCCGCCCGGCCCGCGACTCGGCCAGATCGTCCTCGACGCGAAAGACCTCGCGAAGGGGTTCGGGGACCGCCAGCTCATCGACGGTCTCACCTTCACGCTCCCGCGCAACGGGATCGTCGGCGTCATCGGCCCCAACGGCGTCGGAAAGACGACGCTCTTCAAGACGATCGTCGGGCTCGAGCCTCTCGACGGCGGCGACCTGAAGGTCGGTGAGACCGTACAGATCTCGTACGTCGACCAGAGCCGCGGAGGAATCGACCCCAACAAGACGCTGTGGGAAGTCGTGTCCGACGGACTCGACTACATCCAGGTCGGCAAGACCGAGGTTCCGAGCCGCGCCTACGTCTCGACGTTCGGGTTCAAGGGACCCGACCAGCAGAAGCGCGCCGGCGTGCTCTCCGGTGGCGAGCGCAACCGCCTGAACCTGGCGCTCACGCTCAAGCAGGGCGGCAACCTCCTGCTCCTCGACGAGCCGACCAACGACCTCGACGTCGAAACCCTGTCCAGCCTGGAGAACGCACTCCTCGAATTCCCCGGATGCGCGGTGGTCATCACCCACGACCGGTGGTTCCTCGACCGAATCGCGACCCACATCCTGGCCTATGAGGGCACCGAGGAAGACCCGGCGAACTGGTACTGGTTCGAAGGCAACTTCGAGGCCTACGAAGAGAACAAGGTGGAGCGACTCGGCCCTGACGCGGCCAAGCCGCACCGTTCCGCGTACCGCAAACTCACTCGCGACTGA
- a CDS encoding acyl-CoA thioesterase has translation MKLHVPIGLRWSDLDAYGHVNNAAMLRLLEEARIQAFWVNDDAEEAVGGTTAVLDGRPGADTLTLIARQEIEYLAQIPYLRQPLDVQLWLGRLGGASLEVCYEVRSPVGMEPPILYSRAATTIVLVDAATQRPRRINDHERAAWTPYLDDPVTFAKRD, from the coding sequence ATGAAACTGCACGTCCCCATCGGGCTCCGCTGGAGTGACCTCGACGCCTACGGGCACGTCAACAACGCTGCGATGCTGCGCCTCCTCGAAGAGGCGCGCATCCAGGCGTTCTGGGTGAACGACGACGCGGAGGAAGCAGTCGGCGGCACCACGGCCGTTCTCGACGGGCGCCCGGGAGCGGACACGCTGACACTCATCGCGCGCCAGGAGATCGAATACCTCGCGCAGATCCCATACCTGAGGCAGCCGCTGGACGTCCAGCTCTGGCTCGGCCGGCTCGGTGGCGCCAGCCTCGAAGTCTGCTACGAAGTGCGATCACCGGTAGGCATGGAGCCGCCGATCCTGTACTCGCGGGCCGCGACCACGATCGTGCTCGTCGACGCGGCAACCCAGCGCCCGCGCCGAATCAACGACCACGAGCGAGCCGCCTGGACCCCCTACCTGGACGACCCGGTCACCTTCGCAAAGCGCGACTGA
- a CDS encoding ubiquinol-cytochrome c reductase iron-sulfur subunit yields MNEPAPLTRRSVITIGGAGLLGVGALALAACAPLGAGSAAGGAAGGGSGSADASPVTLKLSDIPVGGATSATMGSNPIVVAQPRSGTVVAFSAICTHAGCTVAPAGKEFDCPCHGSRFNAATGDVIQGPAPSPLTKLTATVSGDTVTIS; encoded by the coding sequence ATGAACGAACCCGCACCGCTCACGCGCCGATCGGTGATCACGATCGGCGGGGCCGGCCTGCTCGGGGTCGGGGCGCTCGCCCTGGCCGCCTGCGCGCCGCTCGGTGCGGGTTCAGCGGCGGGAGGCGCAGCCGGTGGCGGATCGGGCTCCGCAGACGCGTCTCCCGTCACCCTCAAACTCTCCGACATTCCAGTGGGCGGGGCGACCTCGGCGACGATGGGTTCCAATCCGATCGTCGTGGCGCAGCCGCGCTCGGGGACGGTGGTCGCGTTCAGCGCGATCTGCACGCACGCGGGATGCACGGTCGCGCCGGCAGGCAAAGAGTTCGACTGCCCCTGTCACGGTTCCCGCTTCAACGCGGCGACAGGCGACGTGATCCAGGGACCGGCACCCTCCCCCTTGACGAAGCTCACCGCGACAGTATCCGGCGATACCGTCACCATCTCCTGA